Below is a window of Plasmodium brasilianum strain Bolivian I chromosome 14, whole genome shotgun sequence DNA.
TAAACATTGCGTCATGTAActcatttttgaaataatttaatatatcatacactacacttaatatatttatagatatattataagaGGTTAAACATCCAACACGAAGtagcttttttaaaaaggatataacataatataatggAATCATTCTGTTTTTTAttgatgtatatattatttttaaaaaacttgTACCATCATAATAAAAACTCACCGGCATAATCAGCTCAAATAACCTCTTATAATAGTCTGTGTACATgttatcatttaattttttctcccCATCAAGTTCGTCGCCATGGTTCTGGTATTCACTATTGTCTATATTGCCATCATATCCAAGGCTATGGCACTCGCTTCCATCCATATTGCTATCATATCCGAGGCTATGACAATCGCTCCCTTTCATACTGCTATCATATTCGAGACTTTGAAACGCGCTCTTATCAATACTTCTATCGTTGCTACTTCCCTCAATGCCATCCTCATCTATCGTATGCATATCATCGTCTCCTTTTTTAGAATAATTACCAGATGAAGCATTTCCCTCCTCAATATGCTCAACACAAATTAACTCCTTCTCCTCATCATAAGTAATATCATCAAGGACtttattgtttttcttttttataattttttcactttCCTCATTCCGTAAAATTGTATCACCTATTGCATAATGTCTATCAGCTTCTTCCGTACACTGATGCTCTTCCTCATGCTTTATTTCATAGTTTTCATTTCTTTCCCTATCTTCATTTGCTTccgttttttcttttgtccTACCCTGACTGTTCACTGTAGAACAATTCCTCTCAGTCAGTAAATTTCCAATATTTAGTTCtgttaaaatatgaaaaataccTGGCAGTGCTGCCAGAGATACATACAAATTTGACGCAGAATAAAatgcataattaaaaaaatcgATTAAATAATAAGGGTTATTAGTATAaggaaatacatataatggAATAAAATGCAATAATTGCAACATCATAGTATATTTATGGTTATAGGttgttataaaataaaaccaaCAATTTGCGTATAACCTAGCATAAATcttattatctatatttatatttataaataaattattttttctttctttcatttgacattcattcttttctttccttcTCTTTTGTATAATCATGTCGTCATATTGCTCTACAACATCCGACATTGTTTCCTCATCGCTGCTGTTACTCCCATTAGTTAAGTTACCACTCCgcagaaaattataatctcCATCACTGCTATGTTTATTACTGCCAATCTTGTCATTGCTACTCTCATTGCTATCTGAGGAAGAAGAATCTGAGGACGAGTGCACAATGGTGTCATCGCTTTCGTAACTACAAAACATTTTACTCTTCTTATAACTGTTGTTTCCACTTCTGTTACTATTGTAGTTTTGTCCattttcccccttttttggattcttatattttctttttctcgtcattcttttatccttttcgtctaagaataaaaacatatcatcaattttaccctttttcataaatgcactttttttaatatgaaaacTTTGTACCTTTTTATCAGGTTTAAtggaattaattaaaatgctATAAATGAACGAACTTGTGTTGTCATTATCTACGGTTGTGTCTTCCACCTTTTGCGCTATTCTTTCTGCCTTGGGTACCCTTTTCCCTTTCCGACCAAGGATTAAGCCACTGTTATTAGAAATGGCACTACcgctactactactgctgcGGCTACTATTTGCACAGTCAATAATTCCATCACACGTGTTTCCATCTCTTGCATTTTTTCTATCCATACAAtagattttaaaaattgagaggaaaaagtaatttaagtcataataaaaacataagtaacttttacatatatgttttatagcGCTAATACTCAGattttgcatttttagtAAATAGACAGTAATACGCCTAAATAACTTAATGGGGAaacttttttccttttgctttttttctttttcattatattctaTGCTACTAGTATGTTCTTCTGGTCTTCTTGTACTAACATCGTTATTATTTCTATCTACATTATCAACACTGCAATTTGGGATATTATCAATAACactttcatatatttttgattCCAACTGTAAACACCCAAATAACAAAGACAAgctcttttttaaaaacaattcATCATCATGACTTAACAACTGAAACAATAGACTTAGGAATTTTTCAAAGCATTCGTTTAGCCACTTATCATATTTTGTGaacaccttttttttattacgtGTTTCCAAGATGATAAAGtcctttttgaaaaatttttttaattttatgttgtCCTCATCACAGCTGTTTTGTTCACTCTGATCAGAGCTAGTACcatcattactattattactatcacTACTACCATTAGCGTCATcgtatattaattttcttttcattctCTCACTATACAGTAACACAAACAACCTTGTTAAACTATTTAAAATGCATTTCTTACTTTTTGCATTCTGCAAAACGCTAAACAGAGAACATATCTCATTTATGACTAAAGAGGTAGAAGAAAAACTACATTCATCCtgcttcattttattaaaaatgtttaattatGTGGGGgtagggaaaaaaaaaaaaaaataaataaataaatgaacacaTTCCCAGGTTAATCAAAATGgtaaattataaagaaaaattaccGCATGTTTTATAATATGCTTCTATATATGCTTTAAAATGTTCCAAATTAGTGATTTCTctgctttttttcttttctcttttgtttttttattttttttttttttttcgttttttctgattttttttttttttctcctcttAATTCTTCCGTTTTGTTTTAACCagataacatttttttttcttttttaaaaggcATAACGcgaaattatatttcttcaGATTActatttatgttatatagaagtatgtatataaacaatgtaaatatgcatatatgcacatatgaatatgtagatatatatatatatatatatatatattgaatgtaaaataattcaCCAAAATAAGTtacatgaaaataaaaaatcgtCTTTACCatgttattcttttaaataggAATGTATTTCGTGGTTACAAAGGAAATGCACCAggaaataagaaaatgaaaaaaaggaaaaaaatatgtaagaAGAGCAAAACAAAGTTAGCATAACGGAAAAGTCGAATATCTATACTtctgtaaaatatttaaaatgatgTTCTCATTTGaacataattatttgttttaaaaatgtactcttaaaaatttttcgcACAATATCacttgtataatttttttcttttttcttcttttcttttatcttatttcatctttcttctttcttcttcttttttttttttatttattcatttacatAACAGTTTTGTAGAACAAAGTTTAGTAATACTAAGGGAAATAAATTAGGAATGTAAAAGCAAACATGCGAAATGTAGGAGCGTAAGAAATGTTAGAAAAACGTTAAAGTAACAATTTTCTGTATTCGAATCTATCTTTtgaaatgttaaaatattttgaatagtTGCAACTGTCCTTTAACCTTTCTACTTCgttcttttttgttatatatttatgaattaaaattttttaaataatgtttttgTCTTCCAAATAGTTGtatcaagaaaaaaaaaaaaaaaaattcagcagatttttatgattaaaatgtagttttaaaaaaaaaagagaaatgaGCACGTtacgtaaatacatatatacgtatatatacatgtatatatctatacatgtatgtacatacctTATGACAAAGAGAtgacatatattaaaagggTATAACATATAGTTTTATATGGAtcctttaaaaatacataaacacTTACATACATGcgcgtatgtatatatataatatatatgtgcatgtaaaTGGGCAtaattaaaagtaaattttaCAACTGTccataacaaataaataattaaccAATTAAATGAGATATCATggtaaaatacatataaaagcCGAAAACATATAACAACACACATAAACTCCAAGAAAGCTAGTGTATTAAAatgtactaaaaaaaaaaaaatcctaaattttacgaaaaaaaataagatacaacataacaaaacaaaacgtAGCACAACTATACGTTGCATAACCGAACATAGCACAACAATACAGAAGAGCAAGCATTTAAATACAAGTAGAAACATTAaactaatttaaaattttatttttagtcaATGTATTCATTCACATTTTAGCTGTCGCCCACAAGGTAATCATATATGTGCATTAAATAAAGAGTAAAACAAAACGACAaaaaaaaaccaaaaaaaaaaaaacaaaaaaaaaaaaaaaaaaaaaaaaaaaaaaaaccaaaaaaaaaaccaaaaaaaaaaccaaaaaaaaacaaaaaaaaacaaaaaaaaacaataagtaaaattatttttaatttattttatataaagaagaTAACCTTAACAATATaacgttttttttaaaacatatgtAAATTCACATATAAGTAATACacattttgcatatatatatatatacttatatataggGGAGTATGTGCAAAAGACCCAAATTctgtaaatacatttttgaaTGTTCTTCCTACACCTTTAACAAAAACTCGTTCTCGTCACCCATTAATTTTCctgaatttaatttttttttgctcttaATATGGTCATGTGAGTGCCTCAAATCATCTAAACACACCTTGGCATCTAACTGAGCTAAGTAATCTCCAATAGTCcacataaaacaaaaagaaaaaaatattaacaagtaaactgaagaacaaaaaattagtCCTACCTTTTTATCTTGTACTATATACTGTAAGAATTTAGAAGCTTGATGAATAGTAACAATATGAGggtaatttaaaatatctaTTAACAGAAATGTTATTAACATGGTCATAATAATGTTATTCACAATTAATAGAATTATTGTAGATCTTATTGACACAGCATGTTCTTTTATTACCCCGTAGCACCCAActaaacatattataatgATTACTATGCCATAAAATACTGACAGTACTAGTAAATTATAAGTATTCCTTTGTTTACACTCAATGAACCCAAAAACTATGACTAAGAATGAGTAAATCAACGGTACTAGgtacaaaataaatgctGCCACTCTCGTAGATACACATTTTAAAGAGCTCATTTTCtaaaatgaacaaacattaaatttgtatgtatatatatgtgtgtatgggTGTTGGGGAGGTATAGGTAAATATGAGGATTTACGAATATGTATtggtgcatatatgtatgaatatgAATTAGTGCacttatttatgaatatgtattggcacattaatttatgaatatgtattggcacattaatttatgaatatgtaCTGGTGCatgtatttatgaatatgtaCTGGTGCatgtatttatgaatatgtaCTGGTGCatgtatttatgaatatgtaCTGGTGCatgtatttatgaatatttatataggggtatatatatttgtacactCATCCCTGCCCACATTCACGCATATATTTGCATTTACACTGTGTAGAATTTTAGTATTCCTATGCACGTaaggaatattttataatagcAGTTTTGTTACAATTAAGTAAATTCAAAAAGACAAAATAGGAGGTAATTCCTACTCTAGTATAAAtccatatacatatatattttcaattaacgcacaaatttattaacataataaaatttctaaAGTGCCAAGCATAAAAAGGtgcatttaaaatttatgatcACAAATTCACAGTGAAGAACTATTAAAACAATGAAGCGTTAAAACGTTAAAGATTAAAACACAAAATTCGTTAATTTGTTAGAAGCAAAAactttaaattaattttattttatctttttttttttttttttctctccagtaaaactatattattttgttttttcatataaaaaaagaaaaaaaaaaaaaaaagacaggTATACATATAGTTATATGTATAGGCAGTATAAGAGgacttttgaaaaattaacatatatatatatatatatttatacgtgtGTGTAAGCATGCAAATTTGCTTGTAGGTATAAgctgaaaatgaaaaaaactcCCTTTCAactttataataatgtttaCAGTAGTTACATGTAGGTAATAGAACTTCTTACATTTGTAACATGAGTTGCATTGTGGGTGGTATAGTACCcttgtttctttttctttttttttaaaaaaaaatataaactttGCACATTACAATGTTTATACAATAAGGGCAATTTGTGAATATTTATCAGTTTAATTTGTGCATTCATGAATAAATTTATGCAttgtgtacgtatgtatatacatatatatacatatatatatatatatatatatatgcatatataacaaCTCATTAACAGTAAATACAAAATGAGTGGCACTTTTTAACTATGCACAATATTTACAGAACAAGTAAAAAAACAGTAATTATTGTAGACATGTTGCGTGCACTAATAATGTCACTCATGTAAATgcacaaataatatttaaattcttACACGCCCTTgcaatataacatatttatcaCAAGTATTTGTAGTTATGTAGCAAACAATTTAATGCTGTGACAAGGAAAATATGCAAGAGGCATGTGGAACAACTTGGCATTATTCTTTTCAACAAAACGCACAAGCGATTTGGTTAtacttttttgaaatttttgcaatttattaaatgttataatttaCTAAACACAGTTCATGTACTACtacaatttattaattcttatcgttaaaaatattcactttttacttttgctttttcagtttttttccttatttttcattctaTTCAAATACCTATCAGTCAAACTTTTTAGATCCTTTGTCCAagtgtttatatttttcagtCATTTCTTTAGggatatataaatgtacgtatcattaattttttgtcgTATTAAATCAAAACATTTCATTGTTTGttgtaaatgtaaattattcaaatataataaacgaatttataatttcaaaaatgGTGAGtaacttttaatatatattattgtaaaaacttacactataaaaatgttgaacttttcagaaaaaaaattaaaaagtaaaataatggttatacaattttaaatgatgaaaagaCTTACTCaatatgaaaatacaaaattgttTCACAAAAAtgtgacttttttttttttttttttttttttttttcttcaagtTGTATTATATTCCATTATTTCGTAAATTTACAActgtaaaattttattttttctagcCTGGCAAAATAACGTGCGCGGAAAGTGCACCATGTTTCGTATTTTTTGAGGGGACATTCCGCGTATTACACATtgacatatacatatatacaagtacACATATGCAGATATATGTTCTTTGCACATGCGCGAATTTGTTCGCCTTTTTCGTCTAAAAAGTTGTCCTTACAACTGTTTTTACCTTCAGCTATTATACAGTTATTATGTTAAAGCTTTTGcgttaatttaaaagaaaaaaaaaaaaaaatataaaaaaaaaaagtaaaaaaaaagaagcaaaaaaaacgtaaaaaaaaatttttataatggaCATTAAAAAggtgcataaaaaaaaaaaaaaatacacaaaaaaaaatttcctttaataaccatatatatgtaaatgttcATAAATACCAATGTTCCCTTCATCCACTTTatgtattttccttttttgcaaatcaaatttaaaaaaaaaaaaaaaaaaataccaaatattttaatatgaacAACATAGTATAAAGAACTGTATTGAACATTAAtctgtttcttttttctttctcttctttcttttctttttttttttttattccatcTCCTTTTTGCaacataataatttgtttacGTTTAATTACGCGCTCCGAAATATATGCTTCTAATTTATaggcacaaaaaaaattcctaGCTAACTTCATATGTCATGTAACTCCTCTTCTTTATGCGTTTCAATGATACAATCAGACTTGGGATAACACGtacataaaagaatatatttttgctttatcTGTTCTTCATCTAAATAACTTTGGTCATCATTGTCTACTTTTCCTTCTATTAATTTGGCGGCACAAGTTGAACAGCTTCCACCCCTACAACTGTAAGGTAACTCAACATTTTGTCTATCGCATGCGTCTAATATATACTCATCTTCATTacattcaatttttttttcctcatcaTTTGTTCTTAGCGttatgttataaaataatttattctcATTGGATGATTTGAAATATCTctttttactattactaGACACATCTATatgaaatatgttttttttggGGTTTATAGGAGAGTATGATTCTTTAGTATAACTAATTAAGTTACTTATAAACTTCGAGGCAAATCTATTTTTCgcattatttacattaattttaataccgtacatataatttaggggttgttttatattatttaatttatatgtattactGTGTTTTATACTAAATAGAAGCAACAAAAATGTTGTAACTACATTCATGATTTTAAAGgagttttttatttcacgGTCTCCCGCTTACAactaatttgtaaaaatgacAAGTCGAACAGTGCTTTAAATATGCTcccacatataaatatgtggatatatacatgtaaacatattatatatgtaatatgagcatgtacatatgtatatcatATATCTATTCGTCCTTTGAAATATTAGTGACACATTTGTGGGTTGTACTATCAGTCTACAAATTTCTCGTGCAActtgatatttttaaaattttacacCTTAAACTTTTAAGAGTACCATAAAATACGTAACTTTTTCtgattttcatatatatatgtgtacatatgtactatTACTATACCAAATTTTTGCTTCTCATAAATACTCTATTTACAATATTAAGTTATTACTTCCAAATTATATCCTTTTGATCCCTTAAAATGTTGAATTTACGTTTACCAGGTATATTCAAAATaggtatataataaaatagttcAACTCACTTGTTTTTtgttcaaaataatattctttcCTTTTGGGAAAATGTTTATTTCTCGTGCGtcacaaaattataatttacccaaatatataaacgagcaaatatacacataaatacacCTTTGtgaattatgtacatatgtacatatttatttttatgtactcTTAATGTTCTACTTttgtatacttttttttttagctacAAGAGTCACATCCTGATATTGATCATTAATGCAGTTGCTAcattaaaagaaaagttttcaaatcatataatatttttgctaaataatatttccaaatttataaaaaaaaaaataaataaaattatatgaaataaaaggaaataaacaaggtattgttcttttgttctttttttcctaaatAATTGTAGAAACTGCCCTTGTTTAAATTTCTCGTATAACATAAATTGAAAacgtacattttatttttttttatttgggGTATAATAAAAGCCCAAATTAATAGAAGTTGCTGATATGCCAAAATTTAAAGCATGTAGGAGAAACGACaagcataatatatttaaggacacataaaaaagaacagTGTGTGcatttgtatgtatttatatatgtatgtatgtatatatgtatgtatttatatatgtatgtatgcatgtatgtatgtatgtatgtatgtatgtatgtatgtatgtatatttgtatgcttatatatatatatatacgtgacGTCACAAATATTAATTGCGCATGGTAAAATAGTTACACTTACTTTTGCActtaaaatttgtaaaaaacaC
It encodes the following:
- a CDS encoding ferredoxin, whose protein sequence is MNVVTTFLLLLFSIKHSNTYKLNNIKQPLNYMYGIKINVNNAKNRFASKFISNLISYTKESYSPINPKKNIFHIDVSSNSKKRYFKSSNENKLFYNITLRTNDEEKKIECNEDEYILDACDRQNVELPYSCRGGSCSTCAAKLIEGKVDNDDQSYLDEEQIKQKYILLCTCYPKSDCIIETHKEEELHDI
- a CDS encoding nucleolar complex protein 4, with the protein product MKQDECSFSSTSLVINEICSLFSVLQNAKSKKCILNSLTRLFVLLYSERMKRKLIYDDANGSSDSNNSNDGTSSDQSEQNSCDEDNIKLKKFFKKDFIILETRNKKKVFTKYDKWLNECFEKFLSLLFQLLSHDDELFLKKSLSLLFGCLQLESKIYESVIDNIPNCSVDNVDRNNNDVSTRRPEEHTSSIEYNEKEKKQKEKSFPIKLFRRITVYLLKMQNLSISAIKHICKSYLCFYYDLNYFFLSIFKIYCMDRKNARDGNTCDGIIDCANSSRSSSSSGSAISNNSGLILGRKGKRVPKAERIAQKVEDTTVDNDNTSSFIYSILINSIKPDKKVQSFHIKKSAFMKKGKIDDMFLFLDEKDKRMTRKRKYKNPKKGENGQNYNSNRSGNNSYKKSKMFCSYESDDTIVHSSSDSSSSDSNESSNDKIGSNKHSSDGDYNFLRSGNLTNGSNSSDEETMSDVVEQYDDMIIQKRRKEKNECQMKERKNNLFININIDNKIYARLYANCWFYFITTYNHKYTMMLQLLHFIPLYVFPYTNNPYYLIDFFNYAFYSASNLYVSLAALPGIFHILTELNIGNLLTERNCSTVNSQGRTKEKTEANEDRERNENYEIKHEEEHQCTEEADRHYAIGDTILRNEESEKIIKKKNNKVLDDITYDEEKELICVEHIEEGNASSGNYSKKGDDDMHTIDEDGIEGSSNDRSIDKSAFQSLEYDSSMKGSDCHSLGYDSNMDGSECHSLGYDGNIDNSEYQNHGDELDGEKKLNDNMYTDYYKRLFELIMPVSFYYDGTSFLKIIYTSIKNRMIPLYYVISFLKKLLRVGCLTSYNISINILSVVYDILNYFKNELHDAMFISAPVFMNMEFKNDFFCFENLEKNFDKNKIIEMLEQNAKLLNVRYIQEEKKDTKCHEILSNVKIENKDDCILVLEKSNTKLDEFNRMSTEDSSTERDGNEPNRREKNLFSLQSCLPDKYQINMNTLNKKELYMANHIFYEIILLNNHICDNLRYYSNVYYYSVNNDSSYKPHEFYNDPNKMNWEKEDSLLSFLKNILSFKKKRESDICLSVQQKNFSTIFL